In the Paenibacillus sp. FSL H7-0357 genome, one interval contains:
- a CDS encoding sensor histidine kinase: protein MIIVLVIAIILLMAQTIYLLYYKSQIRDIGNQLSFIMEHNSFKFIGTQLKPKEIDSLIHRCNALLSRQRALDQQFSRKNEEMNSTIISLSHDIRTPLTSLDGYLQLALRSEQLQDKTQYVTLAQSRIQQIIKLVDELFLYTKLQNPEYSFELESVDVMDVLKRNLFHFIDDFSRAGDEPMLNLPELPVSIVGNVNAVERVFANIVGNYFIHGEGSLSIGYEDKQDTVCIHFTNLLKAGTQVNMERIFTRFYKEDPSRTVHSSGLGLSIVKSLMEKMNGDTEAECIGDTFCLKTEFMKTAKENADVREREQSAGPDY from the coding sequence ATGATTATTGTCCTGGTTATAGCTATTATTTTGTTAATGGCCCAAACTATTTACCTGCTGTATTATAAAAGCCAGATTAGGGATATCGGGAATCAGCTGTCTTTTATTATGGAACATAATTCTTTTAAGTTTATAGGAACACAATTAAAGCCTAAGGAAATCGATAGCTTAATCCACCGCTGCAATGCTTTGTTAAGCCGTCAAAGAGCCCTGGATCAGCAATTCAGCCGGAAAAATGAAGAGATGAATTCTACGATCATCAGCCTGTCGCATGATATCAGAACCCCGCTTACTTCATTAGATGGTTATCTCCAATTAGCTCTGCGCTCAGAACAACTTCAAGACAAGACACAATATGTAACACTAGCCCAATCCAGAATTCAGCAGATCATCAAGTTGGTTGACGAGTTGTTTTTATACACCAAGCTGCAGAATCCGGAATATAGCTTTGAACTTGAATCCGTTGACGTTATGGATGTGCTGAAGCGGAACTTATTTCATTTCATTGATGATTTTTCCCGGGCCGGTGATGAACCCATGCTTAATCTTCCGGAGTTGCCCGTTTCTATCGTGGGGAATGTGAATGCCGTGGAGCGGGTATTTGCGAATATCGTCGGCAACTATTTTATACATGGGGAAGGTTCGTTATCTATTGGTTATGAGGATAAGCAGGATACCGTGTGTATCCATTTCACCAATCTGCTGAAGGCAGGGACCCAGGTCAATATGGAGCGGATTTTCACCCGTTTCTATAAAGAAGATCCTTCACGTACCGTTCATTCCTCCGGTTTGGGTCTATCAATTGTGAAATCACTTATGGAAAAGATGAACGGAGATACGGAGGCCGAATGTATCGGCGATACCTTTTGCCTAAAAACAGAATTTATGAAAACAGCGAAGGAGAATGCAGATGTGCGGGAACGGGAACAATCAGCGGGTCCTGATTATTGA
- a CDS encoding GGDEF domain-containing protein encodes MKNILKVASTIILPFALLVLAYFFANNTHTFSQPQLELVRLAPYPIFLIGGVLSWKFNRSREFFLLLIFTLSLASLQYLRELPGAGGEVPVSDLHSILCLVIPVNVLIFSFFKERGIFSLWGLLRIAFILAQAAAAVWLLNPDQSAILHRIGKDLLPVTLRDLTPLSQASLIAFVLAGIRLIIRQVSQKSSQDISFIAVLAGMLYVLHSEYDPIRYAILWAVSGIILITSIIQDSYSMAFSDELTGLPSRRALKQDMMKLGMNYAIAMLDIDHFKKFNDTYGHDTGDEVLRLVASTLREVAGGGRPFRYGGEEFTILFPGKSIQDALPHLEELREKVAKRAFTLRGKSRGKGKAKRKSKSASTRSARPIYITISIGVAQKNEKNKTPDTVMKSADTALYRAKKKGRNCVSK; translated from the coding sequence TTGAAAAATATACTCAAAGTCGCATCCACGATCATACTGCCGTTTGCTCTGCTTGTGCTGGCGTACTTCTTTGCCAATAACACACATACCTTTTCCCAGCCGCAGCTGGAGCTTGTGAGGCTTGCCCCCTACCCCATCTTTCTGATCGGAGGCGTCCTCTCCTGGAAATTCAACCGCAGCCGGGAGTTTTTTCTGCTCCTTATTTTTACGCTCAGTCTGGCCTCACTGCAATATTTGCGGGAGCTGCCCGGCGCGGGTGGCGAGGTGCCGGTGTCCGATCTTCACTCCATTCTTTGCCTGGTGATTCCGGTTAATGTCCTGATCTTCTCTTTCTTTAAGGAGCGCGGGATATTCAGTCTATGGGGACTTCTCCGCATTGCATTTATATTGGCTCAGGCAGCAGCAGCCGTATGGTTGTTGAACCCGGACCAAAGCGCCATTCTGCACCGGATCGGCAAGGATCTGCTGCCTGTAACGCTGCGTGATCTCACCCCATTGTCGCAAGCCTCGCTGATTGCTTTTGTGCTGGCGGGGATAAGACTTATTATCAGGCAAGTTTCCCAGAAGTCATCGCAGGATATTTCTTTCATTGCGGTGCTGGCGGGAATGTTATATGTGCTGCATAGCGAGTATGATCCTATCCGGTATGCCATATTATGGGCCGTGTCGGGGATCATTCTGATTACCTCGATCATTCAGGATTCGTATTCGATGGCGTTCTCCGATGAGCTGACCGGACTTCCTTCCAGGCGGGCCTTGAAGCAGGATATGATGAAGCTGGGGATGAATTATGCGATTGCCATGCTGGACATCGATCACTTTAAGAAATTCAATGATACTTATGGCCATGATACGGGGGATGAAGTGCTAAGGCTGGTGGCTTCTACTTTAAGAGAGGTTGCCGGAGGCGGAAGGCCCTTCCGTTATGGCGGTGAGGAATTTACGATCCTGTTCCCGGGTAAAAGCATTCAGGATGCTTTGCCGCATCTGGAAGAGCTGCGCGAGAAAGTGGCTAAGCGTGCTTTTACACTGCGGGGGAAGAGCAGAGGAAAAGGCAAAGCAAAGCGCAAATCGAAATCTGCAAGCACGAGATCAGCCAGGCCCATATACATAACGATAAGCATCGGCGTTGCCCAAAAAAATGAAAAAAACAAAACGCCGGATACGGTCATGAAGTCTGCGGACACCGCCTTATACCGGGCCAAGAAAAAAGGGAGAAACTGCGTAAGTAAGTAA
- a CDS encoding ABC transporter permease: MINILKMDFHRFRNNKIMYLLLLLFCAFQIFGIFMMQQYSQSIEEGGVVVSSMNESEFIQYNISQPSSWMLIYIAVFSIYFYMSEYNSGFHKNYISMRKARIYSVLSKMLILAVFIILLFITLLMSDWIGRSLFFGNASLGDLGFFVKLLVGQFLLHWAFSILILCIAMIAKNLLVSLTAGFILALNVVGMSLAALESLVEGIHLSKYLLINTLVRIKDFNNTGEVMHTTFVAVAAIAVFTFIAVRYKIKEDLNV; encoded by the coding sequence ATGATTAATATCCTTAAGATGGATTTTCACCGCTTCAGAAATAATAAAATCATGTATTTGCTGCTGCTGCTGTTCTGTGCTTTTCAAATCTTCGGCATCTTTATGATGCAGCAATACTCACAGTCGATTGAAGAGGGAGGCGTTGTGGTCAGCAGCATGAATGAGAGCGAGTTTATCCAATATAATATTTCACAGCCCTCCTCCTGGATGCTGATTTACATTGCGGTCTTCAGTATTTATTTCTATATGAGTGAATATAACTCCGGATTCCACAAAAATTATATCTCGATGAGAAAAGCAAGAATCTATTCCGTCTTGTCGAAAATGTTGATCCTGGCCGTGTTTATAATCCTTCTGTTCATCACACTGCTGATGTCTGACTGGATTGGAAGAAGCCTATTCTTTGGTAATGCCAGCCTTGGTGATCTTGGTTTTTTCGTTAAACTGCTGGTCGGCCAGTTTTTGCTGCATTGGGCATTTTCGATCCTGATTCTCTGTATTGCAATGATCGCCAAAAACCTGCTGGTAAGTTTGACCGCTGGATTTATCCTGGCCCTAAATGTTGTGGGAATGTCGCTGGCTGCTCTGGAATCGCTTGTTGAGGGAATTCACCTGTCGAAATACCTGCTCATCAATACGCTGGTCCGCATAAAGGACTTCAATAATACCGGCGAAGTTATGCATACGACTTTTGTTGCGGTTGCAGCTATTGCAGTATTCACGTTCATTGCAGTCCGTTATAAAATTAAGGAAGACCTGAATGTATGA
- a CDS encoding ABC transporter ATP-binding protein has product MSDCIIEMSGLTKRYKSKTAVLNADLKIFKGEIVGLIGKNGAGKSTLLKMIGGLIYPTSGELHFFNRSSGENQSFFERMGVLIENAGLYPHYSAYENLNLLAMAYGLKDRNKQIEKLLQLVGLDHKNTAKVKSYSMGMKQRLGIAIALLGSPDVLILDEPINGLDPEGIVEIRQLILELNKDGLTIIISSHFLEELSKIATKYAIIHQGEIVEVISREELLQKCEERIEIGVDEAKTAIPVLERELQISKYKVAYGQTLYVYDRNIEIRQITKVLVDHGVSVDSIYKHKQSLEQYFLERTESAGDHYD; this is encoded by the coding sequence ATGTCAGATTGTATTATTGAAATGAGTGGACTTACGAAAAGGTACAAATCAAAAACCGCTGTGCTGAATGCCGATCTCAAAATATTCAAAGGTGAGATTGTAGGATTAATCGGGAAAAACGGGGCGGGGAAATCGACGCTGCTGAAAATGATCGGCGGATTAATTTATCCGACGTCGGGAGAACTTCATTTTTTTAACCGGTCTTCGGGTGAGAATCAGTCTTTCTTCGAGCGGATGGGCGTGCTGATTGAAAATGCCGGACTCTATCCCCATTATTCGGCCTATGAGAACTTGAATCTATTGGCCATGGCTTATGGCCTCAAGGATAGGAACAAGCAGATAGAGAAATTGCTGCAGCTGGTTGGACTAGATCATAAGAATACAGCTAAAGTCAAAAGCTATTCCATGGGGATGAAACAACGGCTCGGCATAGCGATTGCTTTACTCGGAAGTCCGGATGTCCTGATACTCGATGAGCCGATCAACGGGCTTGACCCGGAAGGTATTGTTGAGATTAGACAGTTGATCCTGGAGCTGAACAAAGACGGCTTAACCATTATCATTTCGAGTCATTTTCTTGAGGAGTTATCCAAAATCGCGACTAAGTATGCAATTATTCATCAGGGTGAGATTGTTGAGGTGATCTCCAGAGAAGAACTGCTGCAGAAATGTGAGGAACGGATTGAGATCGGGGTGGATGAAGCCAAAACGGCCATTCCGGTTTTGGAGCGGGAACTGCAAATCTCAAAGTACAAGGTTGCCTACGGTCAAACGCTGTATGTCTATGACCGGAACATTGAAATCCGGCAAATTACGAAGGTGCTGGTGGATCATGGGGTATCGGTAGATTCAATTTATAAGCATAAGCAGAGCCTGGAGCAATACTTCCTGGAACGGACGGAAAGTGCGGGTGATCACTATGATTAA
- a CDS encoding aldo/keto reductase, which translates to MTERIPEIELNDGLKVPAIGFGTYRLKGEAGVKSLTTAIDAGYRLLDSAFNYENEGTIGEAVRQSSVPRDQLFITSKLPGRHHAYDKAVETIQESLYRAGLDYYDFYLIHWPNPNVNLYVEAWQAMIEAKKQGLIRSIGVCNFLPEHIERLIKETGVAPSMNQIELHPLFNQEEQRRWHKEHGIVTESWSPLGRGSSILENDKLAEIAGRYNKSISQVILRWHVQLGAVPIPKAGSVEHQRDNLNVFDFALTEAEMEIISGLTSASGRIADQDPATYEEF; encoded by the coding sequence ATGACTGAAAGAATCCCGGAAATTGAATTGAACGATGGACTAAAGGTGCCTGCGATTGGATTTGGGACTTACCGCTTGAAGGGTGAGGCTGGTGTAAAAAGTCTTACAACAGCGATTGATGCCGGCTATCGCTTGCTGGATAGCGCCTTTAATTATGAGAATGAAGGAACGATTGGCGAAGCGGTTCGCCAAAGCTCTGTGCCGAGGGATCAGCTGTTCATTACGTCCAAGCTGCCGGGGCGCCATCACGCTTATGACAAAGCGGTGGAAACGATCCAGGAATCCTTATATCGGGCCGGATTGGACTATTATGATTTCTATCTCATCCATTGGCCGAACCCCAATGTGAATTTATACGTTGAGGCCTGGCAGGCGATGATCGAGGCCAAGAAGCAAGGGCTGATCCGCTCCATAGGGGTCTGCAACTTTTTGCCCGAGCATATAGAGCGTTTGATCAAGGAAACCGGAGTAGCGCCAAGCATGAACCAAATCGAGCTGCATCCCCTGTTTAACCAGGAAGAGCAGCGCCGATGGCATAAAGAGCACGGAATCGTGACCGAATCCTGGAGTCCGCTCGGACGCGGCAGCAGTATTCTGGAGAATGACAAGCTTGCTGAAATTGCCGGAAGATATAACAAGTCAATCTCCCAGGTCATCCTGCGCTGGCATGTCCAGCTTGGAGCGGTTCCGATTCCCAAAGCAGGATCTGTAGAGCATCAGCGGGATAACCTGAACGTGTTTGATTTCGCTCTGACTGAAGCGGAAATGGAGATAATTTCGGGACTAACCTCAGCATCCGGGCGTATCGCGGATCAAGATCCGGCGACCTATGAGGAATTCTAA
- a CDS encoding response regulator transcription factor, with protein sequence MCGNGNNQRVLIIEDDEHINGIIYDGLTADKFLCTQAYSGSEGKMNLAHREYQLIVLDLMLPGLSGEEFMHYLRKDLKSGVPVIILSAKDQLDHKLNLFALGADDYVTKPFEIEELIARIHVHIKRNAADESSKEYKHKNLLLDSTAYSVKVKDKTLSLTRQEYKIVELLVRNPTRVFTKQDLYELAWDEIYMGEDKTITVHISNIRNKIKRYDSEPYIDTIWGIGFRLSK encoded by the coding sequence ATGTGCGGGAACGGGAACAATCAGCGGGTCCTGATTATTGAGGATGATGAACATATTAACGGAATTATTTATGACGGTCTTACAGCAGACAAGTTTCTTTGCACACAAGCATATTCCGGCAGTGAAGGGAAGATGAATCTGGCTCACCGCGAGTACCAACTCATTGTGCTGGATCTGATGCTGCCCGGTTTATCGGGGGAAGAATTCATGCATTATTTACGGAAGGATTTAAAGTCTGGGGTCCCGGTGATCATCCTGTCGGCTAAAGACCAGTTGGATCATAAGTTGAACCTGTTCGCTTTGGGAGCAGACGATTATGTCACCAAGCCTTTTGAAATAGAAGAGCTGATTGCCCGCATCCATGTCCATATCAAAAGAAACGCGGCAGATGAATCCTCCAAGGAGTACAAGCATAAAAACCTGCTGCTGGACAGCACGGCATACAGTGTCAAAGTAAAGGATAAGACACTTAGTCTGACGAGACAGGAGTATAAAATTGTTGAACTGCTGGTGAGGAACCCAACGCGGGTATTCACGAAGCAGGATTTGTACGAGCTGGCATGGGATGAAATCTATATGGGAGAAGACAAAACGATAACGGTGCATATCAGCAATATCCGCAATAAAATTAAGCGCTATGATAGTGAACCTTATATTGATACGATCTGGGGAATCGGCTTCAGGCTGAGTAAGTGA